The proteins below are encoded in one region of Cohaesibacter intestini:
- the xseA gene encoding exodeoxyribonuclease VII large subunit yields the protein MSESTATNAAEFTVSELSHAVKSSIEDQFGYVRVRGELGRVSRPASGHIYLDLKDDKSVLSGVIWRGAAAKLAVKPEQGLEVIATGKLTTFPGQSKYQMIIDRMEPAGEGALMALLEERKKKLAAEGLFAPERKKKLPFLPTVIGVVTSPTGAVIRDILHRVQDRFPVHVLVWPVRVQGESCAEEVANGVRGFNALPEGGAIPRPDVLIVARGGGSLEDLWGFNEEAPARAIAESNIPVISAVGHETDVTLVDFVADMRAPTPTGAAEFALPVRSELVAGLGDLHLRQYGAVSRMMDRRRADLRSASRALPQPRDILALARQRFDMASGRLSQSLISSTQSSRSRLDATAGRLRPALVTDRLTLQKERLGDRTDRLNRVALLTMEQKRKQLDSTSRLLESLSHKGVLARGFALVRDKDGTPMRRAEAIHAGQALNIEFADGCINATTSLLDPYSDAPATMPDPEMSASDASHPEEKDAEVGAFGIMGADAISAEDIEAHLLTIAGKRARRRTAKPKVETAKKPTQPAKDTEPVAAPVKPETAVDSGLVEVEAESAERLERATAKLTEAIEQEILTRIKEQQKATRKTKKDKDDDAQGTLF from the coding sequence GTGAAATCTTCCATCGAGGATCAGTTCGGCTATGTGCGGGTGCGTGGAGAGCTCGGCCGGGTATCTCGTCCGGCATCTGGTCATATCTATCTGGACTTGAAGGATGATAAATCGGTCCTGTCCGGGGTCATCTGGCGCGGGGCGGCAGCCAAGTTGGCGGTCAAGCCGGAACAGGGCCTTGAAGTCATTGCCACAGGCAAGTTGACCACCTTTCCCGGTCAATCGAAATATCAGATGATCATTGACCGGATGGAACCGGCTGGCGAAGGGGCGTTGATGGCGCTCCTGGAAGAACGCAAGAAGAAGCTCGCAGCCGAGGGCCTGTTCGCACCGGAACGCAAGAAAAAACTCCCCTTCCTGCCAACCGTGATCGGCGTGGTCACCTCCCCCACCGGCGCGGTCATTCGCGACATTCTGCATCGGGTGCAGGATCGCTTCCCGGTCCATGTGCTGGTCTGGCCGGTGCGTGTGCAGGGAGAAAGCTGCGCCGAGGAAGTGGCCAACGGGGTGCGCGGCTTCAACGCCCTGCCTGAAGGCGGCGCTATTCCGCGCCCGGATGTTCTGATCGTGGCGCGCGGTGGCGGCAGCCTTGAAGATCTCTGGGGTTTCAACGAAGAGGCTCCGGCCCGCGCCATCGCCGAAAGCAACATTCCGGTGATTTCTGCGGTTGGCCATGAGACCGATGTGACACTGGTCGACTTTGTCGCCGACATGCGCGCGCCAACGCCAACCGGGGCGGCGGAATTTGCCTTGCCGGTGCGCAGCGAGCTGGTGGCGGGTCTTGGTGATCTGCACTTGCGGCAATATGGGGCTGTGAGCCGGATGATGGATCGGCGGCGCGCGGATTTGCGCTCTGCCAGTCGTGCCCTGCCTCAGCCGCGGGACATTCTGGCCTTGGCGCGGCAACGGTTTGACATGGCCTCCGGCCGACTGAGCCAGAGCCTGATCAGTTCGACCCAAAGCAGCCGCTCGCGACTGGATGCGACCGCGGGACGCCTACGCCCGGCGTTGGTGACGGACCGCCTGACCTTGCAGAAAGAACGGCTCGGCGACCGAACCGACCGCCTGAACCGGGTGGCCCTGCTCACGATGGAGCAGAAGCGTAAGCAGCTGGATTCCACCAGCCGTCTGCTCGAAAGTCTGTCACATAAGGGTGTGCTGGCGCGCGGCTTTGCCTTGGTACGCGACAAGGACGGCACGCCAATGCGCAGAGCCGAGGCGATCCATGCGGGACAGGCCCTCAATATCGAGTTTGCCGACGGCTGCATCAATGCCACCACGTCCCTGCTTGATCCCTATTCTGATGCACCTGCCACGATGCCTGATCCGGAAATGTCCGCCTCCGATGCATCACACCCTGAGGAAAAGGACGCCGAAGTCGGGGCCTTTGGCATCATGGGGGCGGATGCCATTTCAGCGGAAGATATCGAAGCGCATCTGTTGACCATTGCAGGCAAGCGGGCGCGGCGACGCACCGCCAAACCGAAGGTCGAGACAGCGAAGAAGCCCACGCAACCCGCCAAGGACACGGAGCCTGTGGCTGCCCCCGTCAAACCGGAGACTGCCGTTGACAGCGGTTTGGTGGAAGTGGAAGCGGAATCTGCGGAACGGCTTGAACGAGCGACGGCAAAATTGACCGAGGCGATCGAGCAGGAAATTCTGACGCGGATCAAGGAACAGCAAAAAGCCACCCGCAAGACCAAGAAGGACAAGGAT